From one Flavobacterium kingsejongi genomic stretch:
- a CDS encoding choice-of-anchor I family protein, whose translation MSKIYFCKPILRAFIVLAFIFSGAEMIAQTQIHYWHFNTLPSGNLGTVTPDVSLLPANAGISYDGTGAGYLDMVSPGTEINLQAGTAIGIGLRTRNPSATRSLVMALPTTGYTAVIVKFATARTSAGASVQNYSYSLDGGTTYSTAGMAVTSYVPTVEPEYGLVTLDFSTISGASNNPNFRIRIDFGGTAASGSSGNNRFDNVTVQGTPVTGGDTVPPVILGAAVTAQQAIDVLVSEELTPAAVQALANYSFTPAVAITGIVYNAAANKITLTVAGLIVGTAYQLQVQNQADLSGNVQSGVFVSGDLYYNPLAAGLVISEIMYNPPSDNSNALEFLELYNTTDAAIALGGIKVKDEGNFTYTFPEMTLAPHATVLLAGDKPSADAFYGVPFIDLPQGISNALGNGGELLQVLNSQNQVVSSVMYDDAAPWPTTPDGFGPSLELLNPNGDLNNGANWVAATNFVGVSLGANVYASPGVYVPNVTPTIAFTTDYSYSNENAGNITIDVALSNVSAQAVTATIAPMTTIGTAIGGTDYNFAPQTITFPPNSTASIPVTLALIDNTVAGIDKFLVLELSNVTGANLGAASKKVLYILDDDNTGPAASQALDVEFLTSYLVDPSGSAEIVSYDEASQRLFVLNSTATTINILDFSNPAALSQIAAIDMTAFGAGATSVAVKNGIVAATVVGVDFADGKVVFMDTNGVISAAVTVGNLPDMVTFTHDGTKVLTANEGQPNADYSIDPEGSISVIDVSGGLGAINQSNVTTINFNAYDSQIAALRAQGVRIFGPNATVSQDFEPEYITVAADNLTAWVTLQENNAIATIDLVSNQITQIIPLGTKDHSLARNTLDTSDQSAAVFMATWPIKGMYMPDGVANYTVGGTTYLVTANEGDAREYDTMEEETKVGAVDYVLDPTVFPDAAFLKNNKNLGRLAVTKASGDLDGDGDFDEIHVFGTRSFSIWNTTTGQIVYDSGDDFERITANDPVFGALFNASNDNTNFKNRSDNKGPEPEGITVAEINGRMYAFITLERIGGVMVYDITNPQEAVFVSYKNNRTLTGGDAGPEGIIYIKPNHNSLGNGLVVIANEVSATISVYKINNDTLGTEEFTAGTSFRAYPNPVKDGVVFFSQPVDGVLYDMSGREVLRFKDASYTNLGFLSKGIYILKTKEGFTQKLLVE comes from the coding sequence ATGTCAAAAATTTACTTCTGCAAGCCCATTTTAAGGGCTTTTATTGTACTTGCTTTCATTTTTTCGGGTGCCGAAATGATAGCGCAAACACAAATCCACTATTGGCACTTTAATACACTGCCTTCCGGGAATCTCGGTACCGTAACACCCGATGTATCTTTACTCCCAGCAAATGCAGGGATTTCCTATGACGGTACAGGTGCTGGTTATCTCGATATGGTGAGCCCCGGTACAGAAATTAATCTGCAGGCGGGAACCGCTATTGGAATCGGGCTAAGAACCCGTAATCCCAGTGCAACACGTAGCCTGGTAATGGCGCTGCCTACAACAGGCTATACTGCGGTGATAGTGAAATTTGCTACTGCAAGAACCAGCGCCGGTGCATCGGTACAAAATTATTCCTATAGCCTGGATGGTGGGACAACCTATAGCACAGCTGGAATGGCAGTAACAAGTTATGTTCCTACTGTTGAACCGGAGTATGGTTTGGTGACTTTGGATTTTAGCACCATTTCCGGAGCTTCCAATAATCCGAATTTCCGTATCAGGATTGATTTTGGTGGTACCGCAGCTTCCGGGTCCAGTGGTAACAATCGTTTTGACAATGTCACCGTTCAGGGAACTCCTGTTACAGGAGGCGATACTGTTCCGCCGGTAATCCTGGGTGCAGCCGTAACAGCGCAACAGGCTATTGATGTTTTAGTTTCAGAAGAGCTGACGCCAGCCGCTGTACAAGCGCTGGCGAACTATAGTTTTACACCAGCAGTAGCCATTACAGGCATAGTTTATAATGCTGCAGCCAACAAAATCACACTAACGGTTGCAGGACTCATTGTGGGGACAGCGTATCAGCTTCAGGTGCAAAACCAGGCTGATCTTTCCGGGAATGTACAGTCAGGAGTTTTTGTGAGTGGTGATTTATATTATAATCCACTTGCTGCCGGATTGGTAATTTCGGAAATTATGTATAATCCTCCTTCTGACAATTCAAATGCACTGGAATTTTTAGAACTGTATAATACAACAGATGCTGCGATAGCGCTGGGTGGAATAAAGGTGAAAGACGAAGGTAATTTTACTTATACATTTCCCGAAATGACATTAGCCCCGCATGCGACGGTTTTGCTGGCCGGAGATAAACCTTCTGCAGATGCTTTTTACGGTGTTCCTTTTATTGATCTTCCACAGGGAATCAGTAATGCTTTAGGAAATGGAGGGGAATTGCTACAGGTATTGAATTCGCAAAACCAGGTGGTTTCATCGGTTATGTATGATGATGCCGCGCCCTGGCCTACAACTCCTGATGGTTTCGGGCCTTCACTGGAATTATTGAATCCGAATGGTGATTTGAATAATGGTGCCAATTGGGTAGCAGCTACGAATTTCGTCGGCGTTTCTTTAGGAGCTAATGTATATGCTTCTCCCGGAGTTTATGTGCCTAATGTCACACCAACGATAGCCTTTACCACAGACTATAGTTATAGCAATGAAAATGCAGGAAATATCACGATTGATGTTGCCCTGTCTAATGTTTCGGCACAGGCAGTGACTGCTACTATTGCTCCAATGACTACCATTGGAACGGCAATTGGAGGTACAGATTATAATTTTGCACCCCAAACGATTACTTTTCCACCCAACAGTACAGCGTCAATCCCGGTAACACTTGCTTTGATAGATAATACAGTGGCAGGAATCGATAAATTTTTGGTTTTGGAACTGTCAAATGTGACCGGAGCCAATTTGGGAGCAGCAAGTAAAAAGGTGCTTTATATTTTGGATGATGACAATACGGGCCCGGCTGCATCGCAGGCGCTGGATGTGGAATTTTTAACCAGTTATCTGGTGGATCCTTCCGGTTCGGCAGAAATTGTTTCCTATGATGAAGCATCCCAACGCTTGTTTGTATTGAATTCTACAGCAACAACAATTAATATACTTGATTTTTCAAATCCTGCAGCTTTATCGCAAATTGCAGCGATTGATATGACTGCTTTTGGAGCAGGAGCGACCAGTGTCGCGGTAAAAAATGGTATTGTGGCAGCAACTGTTGTCGGAGTGGATTTTGCCGATGGTAAAGTCGTGTTCATGGATACCAATGGTGTTATCAGTGCTGCTGTAACGGTAGGGAATTTACCGGATATGGTTACTTTTACTCATGATGGGACAAAAGTACTGACAGCAAACGAAGGACAGCCTAATGCTGATTATTCAATCGATCCTGAAGGAAGTATTTCCGTAATTGATGTGAGTGGGGGACTGGGAGCCATTAATCAATCTAATGTTACCACCATCAATTTCAATGCGTATGACAGTCAGATCGCTGCTTTAAGAGCACAAGGCGTACGGATTTTTGGTCCAAATGCGACAGTATCTCAGGATTTTGAACCGGAATATATTACTGTGGCGGCCGATAATCTTACTGCCTGGGTCACCTTGCAGGAAAATAATGCTATTGCCACCATTGATCTGGTCAGCAACCAAATTACCCAAATTATTCCTTTGGGGACAAAAGACCATAGCCTTGCCAGAAATACCCTGGATACCTCTGATCAGTCAGCCGCTGTTTTTATGGCCACCTGGCCTATAAAAGGCATGTACATGCCGGATGGAGTCGCTAATTATACCGTTGGAGGAACGACCTATCTGGTAACTGCCAACGAAGGTGATGCCCGGGAATATGATACTATGGAAGAAGAAACCAAAGTAGGAGCAGTGGACTATGTGCTTGATCCGACGGTTTTTCCAGATGCTGCATTCTTGAAAAACAACAAAAACCTGGGAAGGCTTGCTGTTACAAAAGCTTCCGGAGATTTAGACGGGGACGGGGATTTTGATGAAATCCATGTTTTCGGAACCCGTTCTTTCAGTATCTGGAATACGACCACCGGACAAATTGTGTATGATAGTGGGGATGATTTTGAAAGAATTACAGCTAATGATCCTGTTTTTGGAGCCCTTTTTAATGCCAGTAATGATAATACCAATTTTAAAAACAGAAGTGATAACAAAGGGCCGGAACCTGAAGGGATTACTGTAGCAGAAATCAATGGGCGTATGTATGCTTTTATTACGCTGGAACGCATCGGTGGTGTAATGGTATATGATATCACTAATCCACAGGAGGCGGTTTTCGTTTCCTATAAGAACAACAGAACACTGACTGGTGGTGATGCCGGTCCGGAAGGTATTATTTACATTAAGCCCAATCATAACAGCCTTGGAAATGGACTGGTGGTGATTGCCAATGAAGTGAGTGCAACCATAAGTGTATACAAAATAAACAACGATACATTGGGAACGGAAGAATTTACTGCGGGAACGTCTTTCAGGGCATATCCTAATCCTGTTAAAGACGGAGTGGTATTTTTTAGCCAGCCGGTTGATGGTGTATTGTATGATATGTCCGGTAGGGAAGTGCTGCGTTTTAAAGATGCTTCCTATACCAATTTGGGATTTTTGTCTAAAGGTATTTACATCCTGAAAACAAAAGAAGGCTTTACCCAAAAGCTACTTGTAGAATAG
- a CDS encoding IS1182 family transposase translates to MRFKHYNQQQTMLLPYSFDDLIPHTHAVRIVDQVVESLNIQPLLKAYSKEGNPGYHPKMLLKVMLYAYMTNIYSSRKIELALRENINFMWLTSMTIVDHNTINRFRSDKLKESFKEIFKQVVLMLASEGLVNLKQIYTDGTKIEAQAGRYTFVWGKSIKTNKAKMLTQLKELWNYAQSIDNEDDPNPEPTEFKEISKEVIEKTVAKIDAKLSGNEKTSSKAKAKLRYIKNNFTSNLEKYEKQEAILGERNSYSKTDTQATFMRMKEDHMLNGQLKPAYNTQISTQNQIIVHYTIHQNPTDTKTLQPHLENLEQTFGKKLFKKIKEITTDAGYGSEENYDYLKQKKLKAFVKYNTFEKEQDQNYQKKHKAFSKENLYYNPEEDYYVCPMGQKMHKTYQNQKTTTTGYTQTLSHYQAKNCEGCSLRGQCFKAQGNRSIERNHNLERHKQQARELLLSEIGIQRRKQRSADVEPVFAQLKHNNGFRRFSLKGLQKVELEFGLMALGHNLRKKIAA, encoded by the coding sequence ATGAGATTCAAACATTATAACCAACAACAAACGATGCTTCTACCTTATTCGTTTGATGATTTAATTCCACATACACATGCGGTTCGAATAGTTGACCAAGTTGTGGAATCCCTTAATATCCAGCCTCTTTTAAAAGCGTACAGTAAAGAAGGTAATCCTGGATATCATCCAAAGATGTTACTCAAAGTGATGTTGTATGCTTATATGACTAATATCTATTCTTCGAGAAAGATAGAACTTGCACTTCGTGAGAATATCAATTTTATGTGGCTTACTTCTATGACTATTGTTGATCATAATACAATTAATAGATTTAGAAGTGATAAACTAAAAGAGAGTTTTAAAGAAATCTTCAAGCAGGTAGTTTTGATGTTGGCCTCAGAAGGACTGGTGAATCTAAAACAAATATATACCGACGGAACAAAAATAGAAGCTCAGGCCGGCAGGTACACTTTTGTGTGGGGTAAGAGCATAAAAACCAATAAAGCAAAAATGCTCACCCAGTTGAAAGAATTATGGAACTATGCCCAAAGTATCGACAATGAAGATGACCCCAACCCGGAACCAACAGAGTTCAAAGAAATCAGCAAAGAGGTAATTGAGAAAACTGTAGCTAAAATAGATGCCAAACTCTCTGGTAATGAAAAGACCAGTTCTAAAGCAAAAGCTAAATTACGCTACATAAAAAATAATTTTACTTCCAATCTTGAAAAGTATGAAAAGCAAGAAGCTATTCTGGGAGAAAGAAACAGTTACAGCAAAACCGACACCCAGGCTACTTTTATGCGAATGAAAGAAGACCATATGTTAAACGGACAGCTCAAACCAGCTTATAATACTCAAATATCTACACAAAATCAGATCATTGTTCATTATACCATCCATCAAAATCCGACCGATACTAAAACACTCCAGCCTCATTTAGAAAATTTGGAACAAACCTTTGGTAAAAAATTATTTAAAAAGATAAAAGAAATAACTACTGACGCAGGTTATGGAAGTGAAGAAAACTACGATTATCTGAAACAGAAGAAACTCAAAGCTTTTGTGAAGTATAATACTTTTGAAAAAGAACAAGATCAAAACTACCAAAAGAAACACAAGGCTTTTAGCAAGGAAAATCTCTATTACAATCCAGAAGAAGACTATTATGTATGTCCAATGGGACAAAAAATGCATAAAACATATCAAAACCAGAAAACAACAACTACAGGATACACCCAAACCTTATCGCATTATCAGGCCAAAAACTGTGAAGGCTGTTCACTTCGAGGTCAATGTTTTAAAGCTCAGGGAAACAGAAGCATCGAGCGAAACCACAACCTTGAAAGACATAAACAACAAGCAAGGGAATTACTACTAAGTGAAATAGGAATACAAAGAAGAAAGCAACGCTCTGCCGATGTAGAGCCTGTATTCGCTCAACTCAAGCATAATAACGGTTTTAGACGGTTTTCTTTAAAAGGACTTCAAAAAGTAGAATTAGAATTCGGATTAATGGCTTTAGGTCACAACTTAAGAAAGAAAATTGCAGCATAA